Proteins encoded within one genomic window of Glycine soja cultivar W05 chromosome 1, ASM419377v2, whole genome shotgun sequence:
- the LOC114420821 gene encoding vicilin-like seed storage protein At2g18540: MEPRKASPLSWVLIFFLSISLSGVKVLSEEQHHAKSQEGPVVERDQRRTLLVTEFGEITAIDIKEGQKELPYHLRFITLEPNSLFLPVLLHADMVFYVHTGSGKLTWANDDGTSTIRLREGDVCSLKEGSVFYIQSNLEAERRKLRIYAMFTNTDDNTYDPSIGAYSRINELVKGFDTKIMQAALKVPEDLIEAIINKTETPAIVHAVPEKRNILQELEASFLKNFLGIGSNSKKLKTYNIFDHDPDFKNPNGWSTAVTKKQLKSLKRTNIGFLMVNLAMGSILGPHWNPKATELVVGVDGGGMVRVVCGSSNEDETECQNMRFKVKEGDAFLVPRFHPMAQMSFNDGPFVFLGFSTSAKKNHPQFLAGKGSVLHILDKRILATSFGVSNRTIDQLLRSPEDSIIFGCSSCAEEEEKIMKDEEENRKREEEEKEKKKEEEEEKRKREEEEERKREEEEDEKKRRREEEEERKREEEEDEKKRRREEEEEEKKKEEEEEKRKREEEEAKRQQEEREKKREEEEARREKEREREEEAEREQEQAKREAEAAAQREQEQAKREQERRERRRQEEEDEEEPTRWERRGRREKGKSPEGVEWEQEEARRQQAESDRQVEEQSHRNSFEGRRALKIRNV; this comes from the exons ATGGAGCCTCGCAAAGCTTCCCCATTATCGTGGGTCTTGATCTTCTTCCTTAGCATTTCCTTGAGTGGAGTTAAGGTATTAAGTGAAGAGCAGCACCATGCCAAATCTCAAGAAGGACCTGTGGTGGAAAGGGATCAAAGGAGGACATTACTTGTCACTGAATTCGGAGAGATCACTGCCATTGACATCAAGGAAGGACAAAAGGAACTGCCCTACCATCTTCGGTTCATCACATTGGAGCCAAACTCGCTATTTCTCCCTGTGCTTCTCCATGCAGATATGGTCTTTTATGTTCATACAG GGAGTGGAAAGCTGACTTGGGCAAATGATGATGGTACTAGTACGATTCGTTTACGCGAAGGAGATGTCTGCAGTCTCAAGGAAGGATCTGTTTTCTATATACAGAGCAACCTAGAGGCTGAGAGAAGGAAACTTAGGATTTATGCAATGTTTACCAATACGGACGACAATACTTAC GATCCATCAATCGGTGCTTACTCAAGGATCAATGAACTGGTCAAAGGCTTTGATACGAAAATCATGCAAGCAGCTTTAAAG GTGCCGGAAGATTTGATTGAAGCAATCATTAACAAGACGGAGACTCCAGCTATAGTGCATGCAGTTCCAGAGAAGCGGAATATCCTCCAGGAGCTGGAGGCTTCGTTTCTTAAGAACTTTTTAGGCATTGGGTCCAACTCCAAGAAACTCAAAACATACAACATCTTTGATCATGACCCTGACTTCAAAAATCCCAATGGTTGGAGCACAGCAGTGACCAAAAAGCAACTAAAGTCATTGAAGCGGACCAACATTGGATTTCTGATGGTGAATTTGGCCATG GGATCAATATTGGGGCCTCATTGGAACCCGAAGGCAACAGAGTTGGTAGTGGGAGTAGATGGGGGAGGCATGGTCCGAGTAGTATGTGGAAGCAGCAATGAAGATGAGACAGAATGCCAAAACATGAGGTTTAAGGTTAAGGAAGGTGATGCTTTTCTGGTGCCTAGGTTTCATCCAATGGCTCAGATGTCATTCAATGATGGACCATTTGTTTTTCTCGGCTTCAGCACTTCAGCAAAGAAAAACCATCCTCAATTTTTGGCGGGAAAGGGGTCAGTGCTTCATATTCTAGACAAAAGGATACTGGCTACCTCTTTCGGTGTGAGTAACAGAACCATTGACCAGCTTCTGCGTTCTCCCGAGGATTCCATCATTTTTGGGTGCAGTTCCTGTGCAGAGGAAGAGGAGAAGATAATGAAGGATGAGGAAGAGAATAGAAAGAGAGAGGaggaagagaaggagaagaagaaggaagaggaggaagagaagagaaagagagaggaggaagaggagagaaagagagaggaggaagaggacgagaagaagagaaggagagaggaggaagaggagagaaagagagaggaggaagaggacgagaagaagagaaggagagaggaggaagaggaggagaagaagaaggaagaggaggaagagaagagaaagagagaggaggaAGAGGCTAAAAGGCAACAAGAAGAGAGGGAAAAGAAGCGAGAGGAGGAGGAAGctaggagagagaaagaaagggaaagagaAGAGGAGGCAGAAAGGGAGCAAGAACAAGCTAAAAGAGAAGCAGAAGCAGCAGCACAGAGGGAACAAGAACAAGCTAAAAGAGAGCAAGAAAGGAGAGAAAGGAGAcggcaagaagaagaagatgaagaagaaccaACACGGTGggagagaagaggaagaagagagaaggGGAAAAGTCCAGAAGGAGTAGAATGGGAGCAAGAAGAAGCCAGGAGACAGCAAGCAGAGAGTGATAGACAAGTGGAAGAGCAAAGCCACAGGAACAGCTTTGAAGGAAGGAGAGCTTTGAAAATAAGGAACGTTTGA